Proteins co-encoded in one Malus sylvestris chromosome 9, drMalSylv7.2, whole genome shotgun sequence genomic window:
- the LOC126582194 gene encoding WD-40 repeat-containing protein MSI4-like, which produces MKGKATEASVNDRYTQWKSLVPVLYDWLVNHNLVWPSLSCRWGPQLEQATYKSRQRLFLSEQTDGSVPNTLVIANCEVVKPRVAAAEHISQFNEEARSPFVKKYKTIIHPGEVNRIRELPQNSKIVATHTDSPDVLIWDIEAQPNRHAVLGASDSRPDLLLTGHQDNAEFALAMCPSEPFVLSGGKDKSVILWSIHDHISSLASEPGSGGGSAKHSSKTGGSNDKLRDSPSVEPRGVYKGHEDTVEDVQFCPSSSQEFCSVGDDSCLILWDTRAGSSSAVKVEKAHDADLHCVDWNPHDVNLILTGSADNTIRLFDRRYLTSGGVGSPVHTFEGHNAAVLCIQWSPHKASVFGSSAEDGLLNIWDHEKVGKNGSKPSNAPPGLFFRHAGHRDKVVDFHWNASDPWTIASVSDDCGSTGGGGTLQIWRMIDLIYRPEEEVLAELDTFKSHLTTCQA; this is translated from the exons ATGAAAGGGAAAGCTACGGAGGCGTCGGTGAACGATCGATACACGCAGTGGAAGTCGCTGGTGCCGGTGCTCTACGACTGGCTCGTCAATCACAACCTTGTTTGGCCTTCTCTCTCTTGCAG ATGGGGACCGCAGCTGGAGCAAGCCACTTACAAGAGTCGTCAGCGCCTTTTTCTTTCGGAACAG ACTGATGGCAGTGTTCCAAATACACTTGTCATTGCAAACTGTGAAGTTGTCAAACCCAGGGTTGCAGCTGCCGAGCACATATCACAG TTCAATGAAGAAGCACGCTCTCCCTTTGTGAAAAAGTATAAAACTATTATACATCCCGGTGAG GTGAACAGAATCAGGGAACTCCCTCAGAATAGTAAGATAGTGGCGACACACACTGACAGTCCTGAT GTTCTCATTTGGGATATTGAGGCTCAACCTAATCGCCATGCTGTTCTGGGAGCTTCAGATTCTCGTCCAGATCTG CTATTGACAGGGCATCAAGATAATGCTGAATTTGCTCTTGCCATGTGCCCATCTGAACCCTTTGTGCTCTCTGGAG GGAAGGATAAATCAGTGATTTTGTGGAGTATTCATGATCATATCTCATCTTTAGCATCAGAACCAGGATCTGGAGGTGGCAGTGCTAAACATTCTTCTAAGACTGGTGGGAGTAACGATAAACTCAGAGACAGCCCTTCTGTTGAGCCACGGGGTGTCTATAAAGGGCATGAGGATACTGTTGAGGATGTGCAGTTCTGCCCATCTAG TTCGCAGGAGTTCTGTAGTGTAGGCGATGATTCTTGCCTCATACTATGGGATACAAGAGCTGGATCTAGTTCAGCTGTCAAG GTTGAGAAAGCTCATGATGCTGACCTTCATTGCGTTGATTGGAATCCACATGACGTCAATCTCATACTTACAGG GTCCGCTGATAATACTATTCGCTTGTTTGACCGCCGATATCTCACTTCTGGAGGAGTTGGATCACCCGTTCATACATTTGAGGGCCACAATGCAGCTGTCCTCTGTATACAG TGGTCTCCTCACAAGGCATCTGTTTTTGGAAGCTCTGCCGAGGATGGCTTACTAAACATCTGGGATCATGAAAAG GTTGGCAAGAATGGATCAAAGCCGTCAAATGCTCCTCCAGGATTGTTCTTTCGACATGCTGGGCATAG GGACAAGGTTGTTGACTTTCATTGGAATGCGTCTGATCCGTGGACGATAGCTAGTGTCTCTGATGATTGCGGAAGTACCGGAGGTGGTGGTACCCTGCAG ATATGGCGGATGATTGATTTGATTTACAGGCCCGAGGAAGAGGTCCTCGCGGAGCTGGATACGTTCAAATCGCACCTAACAACGTGCCAGGCGTGA
- the LOC126582193 gene encoding transmembrane 9 superfamily member 7-like: MPFCPCGSLSKHLSLSLSTKLKNQKKMGRRISAPTTTNGTTLIFTVLLLISSSHCFYLPGVAPRDFHTGDELSIKVNKLSSTKTQLPYDYYFLKYCTPPQIINSAENLGEVLRGDRIENSVYTFKMREEQSCVVACRQNLDAESAKNFKEKIEDKYRVQMILDNLPVAVLRQRRDGSPSTTYEHGFGVGFKGNYAGNKEEKYFINNHLSFRVMYHKDPETDSARIVGFEVTPNSINHEYKEWNGNNTQLVTCNKDTKNLPPGSSVPQEVDKDKEIVFTYDVSFKESEIKWASRWDTYLLMNDDQIHWFSIINSLMIVLFLSGMVAMIMMRTLYRDIANYNQLDSQDEAQEETGWKLVNGDVFRAPINSNLLCVYVGTGVQIFAMTLVTMIFALLGFLSPSNRGGLMTAMVLLWVFMGLFAGYSSARLYKMFKGTEWKRNTLKTAFMFPGILFAVFFVLNALIWGEKSSGAVPFGTMIALVCLWFGISVPLVFVGSYLGFKKPPVEDPVKTNKIPRQVPEQAWYMKPVFSILIGGILPFGAVFIELFFILTSIWLNQFYYIFGFLFIVFVILLITCAEITIVLCYFQLCSEDYHWWWRSYLTAGSSALYLLLYSAFYFFTKLEITKFVSGILYFGYMLIVSYAFFVLTGTIGFYACFWFVRKIYSSVKID, encoded by the exons ATGCCATTTTGTCCCTGCGGAAGCCTCAGTAagcacctctctctctctctctcaaccaaGTTGAAGAATCAGAAGAAGATGGGTAGGAGGATCTCCGCCCCTACAACCACCAACGGGACGACCCTTATCTTCACCGTGCTCCTCCTGATCTCCTCGTCCCACTGCTTCTACCTCCCGGGCGTTGCTCCACGCGATTTCCACACT GGAGATGAACTTTCTATCAAAGTGAACAAATTGTCATCTACAAAGACGCAACTCCCATATGACTATTACTTCTTAAAATATTGTACTCCCCCACAGATTATAAACAGTGCAGAAAATCTGGGGGAGGTTCTCCGCGGTGATCGCATTGAGAATTCTGTGTACACT TTCAAAATGAGGGAGGAGCAATCCTGTGTAGTAGCTTGTCGACAAAATCTTGACGCTGAATCTGCAAAAAATTTTAAGGAGAAAATTGAAGATAAGTATCGAGTACAAAT GATTTTGGATAACCTTCCAGTTGCTGTTCTCAGACAGAGGAGGGATGGAAGTCCCTCAACAACTTATGAACATGGATTCGGTGTTGGATTCAAAGGAAATTATGCTGGG AATAAAGAGGAGAAATATTTTATTAACAACCACTTGAGCTTCCGAGTTATGTATCACAAAGATCCCGAGACTGATTCTGCTCGAATAGTTGGGTTTGAGGTTACTCCAAACAG TATCAATCATGAATATAAGGAGTGGAATGGTAATAATACTCAGTTGGTGACATGCAATAAAGACACAAAAAATCTACCACCGGGAAGCAGTGTTCCACAAGAAGTTGACAAAGATAAGGAGATTGTATTTACATATGATGTCTCCTTTAAG GAAAGTGAGATCAAGTGGGCATCTCGGTGGGACACGTACCTTCTCATGAATGACGATCAGATCCACTGGTTTTcaattataaattcattgatgATAGTCCTCTTTTTATCTGGTATGGTGGCTATGATCATGATGAGAACTCTATACCGAGATATTGCCAACTATAATCAGCTGGACAGCCAAGATGAGGCTCAAGAAGAAACTGGATGGAAACTTGTTAATGGAGATGTTTTTAGGGCACCAATCAATTCCAATTTACTTTGTGTCTACGTAGGGACAGGGGTTCAGATCTTTGCAATGACACTTGTAACCATGATATTTGCATTGCTGGGCTTCTTGTCTCCTTCCAACCGAGGGGGTCTCATGACTGCCATGGTTCTCTTGTGGGTTTTCATGGGCTTATTTGCTGGTTACTCCTCTGCACGATTGTACAAAATGTTCAAGGGTACAGAGTGGAAGAGGAATACCTTAAAGACTGCCTTTATGTTTCCAGGAATTCTTTTTGCCGTCTTCTTTGTGCTGAATGCTCTAATTTGGGGGGAGAAGTCTTCTGGGGCTGTGCCTTTTGGGACAATGATTGCTTTGGTTTGCCTGTGGTTTGGAATATCAGTGCCCTTGGTCTTTGTGGGTAGTTATTTGGGGTTCAAAAAGCCACCTGTTGAAGACCCTGTAAAGACTAACAAAATTCCCCGGCAGGTGCCAGAGCAGGCATGGTATATGAAACCAGTATTCTCTATACTGATTGGAGGCATTCTTCCATTTGGAGCTGTTTTCATCGAGCTGTTCTTTATCTTGACATCAATTTGGCTGAACCAGTTCTACTATATCTTCGGCTTCCTTTTCATCGTGTTTGTTATCCTTCTGATCACCTGTGCGGAGATAACAATCGTACTATGCTACTTCCAGTTATGCAGTGAAGACTACCACTGGTGGTGGAGATCTTACCTGACCGCTGGCTCATCTGCTCTTTACCTTCTCCTCTACTCTGCCTTCTACTTCTTTACCAAGTTGGAGATTACAAAGTTTGTTTCGGGCATCCTTTACTTCGGGTACATGCTAATTGTTTCATATGCTTTCTTCGTCCTGACCGGAACAATTGGTTTCTACGCATGTTTCTGGTTTGTTCGAAAGATCTACTCCTCTGTGAAGATTGACTGA
- the LOC126583132 gene encoding uncharacterized protein LOC126583132: MLQLLMQHGHGKQFSKRVDPVASNLPDYLYVIRKPIDLGTIKSDLEKGYYSSADSFAADVRRVFLNAMIYYPRGNYVRAAAQHLSNLFNTKWEETMAKFSVHRPLPPPKTKCLSSLPSSSFFSPEHIHGGKTDTCSPSSSTSTVIQSQGLFGVHSIANTGGKDDDSVIATLVVEHSGHSVATVTEKSRGPREGRVELLKLHFSDTLSKANKILKGVPDSPPEQRTKRRDSLRKSARRRISSVQKSVMFDHDSKHYLRELEKLCGCGSKDPFLNVGQGFPLKELGLHIKDEEYDLQGLDEDVFLSGDWEEGEIIGG, from the coding sequence ATGTTGCAGCTTCTCATGCAGCACGGACATGGGAAGCAATTTTCGAAGCGCGTTGATCCTGTGGCGTCGAATTTGCCGGATTATCTCTACGTCATCCGGAAGCCGATTGATCTGGGTACTATCAAGTCCGACTTGGAGAAGGGTTACTACTCCAGCGCCGATTCCTTTGCCGCTGATGTGAGGCGGGTGTTCTTGAATGCCATGATCTATTACCCTCGAGGGAATTATGTGCGCGCAGCCGCCCAACATCTCAGTAATCTCTTTAACACGAAGTGGGAAGAAACCATGGCCAAATTCTCAGTTCATCGTCCTCTGCCACCGCCCAAAACCAAGTGTTTGTCGTCTCTGCCGTCTTCGTCCTTCTTCTCACCCGAACACATACATGGCGGTAAGACCGACACctgttctccttcttcttctacttctaCGGTTATTCAAAGTCAAGGGCTTTTTGGGGTTCATTCAATTGCAAACACCGGTGGCAAAGACGATGACTCTGTCATTGCCACCCTCGTTGTTGAACATTCTGGACATTCTGTTGCAACTGTCACTGAGAAGAGCAGAGGACCAAGAGAAGGGAGAGTTGAGTTGCTGAAGCTTCACTTTTCAGATACATTGTCGAAAGCTAACAAGATCTTAAAAGGTGTACCCGACTCTCCTCCCGAGCAGAGGACCAAGAGAAGGGATAGCCTCAGAAAATCAGCTCGGCGTAGGATTTCGAGTGTGCAAAAGTCTGTGATGTTTGATCATGATTCTAAGCACTATCTCAGGGAACTTGAGAAGCTGTGCGGGTGTGGCAGCAAAGATCCTTTTCTCAACGTTGGACAAGGATTCCCTCTCAAGGAGTTGGGTTTGCACATTAAGGATGAAGAATATGACTTGCAAGGTCTGGACGAGGATGTCTTTCTCAGCGGAGATTGGGAGGAAGGAGAGATCATTGGGGGATGA
- the LOC126633846 gene encoding transcription factor GTE3, chloroplastic-like, translating into MESESEPFEFQRRWAEKRQKRQGLDPKLKACCAEILQLLMQHGHGKQFAKRVDPVVSKLPDYLYVIRKPIDLGTIKSDLEKGYYSSADSFAADVRRVFLNAMIYYPRGNYVRAAAQHLSNLFNTKWEETMAKFSVHLPPPKAKGLSSLSSFSPEHIHGGKTETCSSSSSSTSTVIQSRGLFGVHSTANTDGKDNDFVITTLIVEHSGHSDATVTEKSRGPREGRVELLKLRFSDTLSKANKILKGLPDSPPEQRTKRREALRKSARRRISSMQKSVMFDHDSKHYLRELEKLCGCGSKDPFLNIRQGFPLKDLGLHIKDEEYDLQGLDEDVFLNGDWEEGEIIGGHWEEGEIH; encoded by the coding sequence ATGGAATCGGAATCGGAGCCCTTTGAATTTCAGAGGCGGTGGGCCGAGAAGAGGCAAAAGAGGCAGGGCTTGGACCCCAAATTGAAGGCCTGCTGTGCTGAAATCTTGCAGCTTCTGATGCAGCACGGACATGGGAAGCAATTTGCGAAGCGCGTTGATCCCGTGGTGTCGAAGTTGCCAGATTATCTCTACGTCATCCGGAAGCCGATTGATCTGGGTACTATCAAGTCCGACTTGGAAAAGGGTTACTACTCCAGCGCCGATTCCTTTGCCGCTGATGTGAGGCGGGTGTTCTTGAATGCCATGATCTATTACCCTCGAGGGAATTATGTCCGCGCAGCCGCCCAGCATCTCAGTAATCTCTTTAACACAAAGTGGGAAGAAACCATGGCCAAATTCTCAGTTCATCTGCCACCACCCAAGGCCAAGGGTTTGTCGTCTTTGTCGTCCTTCTCACCTGAACACATACATGGCGGTAAGACCGAGacctgttcttcttcttcttcttctacttctaCGGTTATTCAAAGTCGAGGGCTTTTTGGGGTTCATTCAACTGCAAACACCGATGGCAAAGACAATGACTTTGTCATTACCACTCTCATTGTTGAACATTCTGGACATTCTGATGCAACTGTCACTGAGAAGAGCAGAGGACCAAGAGAAGGGAGAGTTGAGTTGCTGAAGCTTCGATTTTCAGATACCTTGTCGAAAGCTAACAAGATCTTAAAAGGTCTACCCGACTCTCCTCCCGAACAGAGGACCAAGAGAAGGGAGGCCCTCAGAAAATCAGCTCGGCGTCGGATTTCGAGTATGCAAAAGTCTGTGATGTTTGATCATGATTCAAAACACTATCtcagggaacttgagaagttgTGCGGGTGTGGCAGCAAAGATCCTTTTCTCAACATTCGACAAGGATTTCCTCTCAAGGACTTGGGTTTGCACATTAAGGATGAAGAATATGACTTGCAAGGTCTGGACGAGGACGTCTTTCTCAACGGAGATTGGGAGGAAGGCGAGATCATTGGGGGACATTGGGAGGAAGGAGAGATACATTAA